In the genome of Ficedula albicollis isolate OC2 chromosome 4A, FicAlb1.5, whole genome shotgun sequence, the window TAGACCACACATACCTTTTACTAAATCCTatttttacagcaggaaaaagttCCAATCggttttctttcttctaccGTGTGGAGGGGTATCAGAATTATTACACAGTACTTACAGCTCTCAAGCACTATTCCTGCAATAGATGAAAACATGTAACATTATGGCATGCTTGTCCTGGCTCTCTCATaacagtcttttttcttttattaaacaAAAGTTAACTTGATCCAACTATTCATGTCTTGATAAAAGTCAGTAAGTTCAAGAGCAGgtgaaataacaaaaaaataaatcactttaaaaaggaaaaaaaatgtccaaaacCCTGATGCCAGAGCAGCCTCAACAGGGTTTGCTAGAATGTCTGGAGTATATGTTTTCTATTAATcttatatataagtatataatTATGTTATAGTCAAAGGCACTAAAatctaaatacatttttatccTAATATGACATCTGCTACTCACCAACCTCCTTTTGAGGACACAAATTTGAGTTACTCCTGATTTGAGTCATCAGAAAGGCAGAGTCTCATTACAAATGCATTCTCCTAACTAGTCCTGACAGGCCTGGGCTGCCCAtgattcccagcacaggatggggacacaaAGAGGTCCTGGATTGGATTGTGCCCTATCATTTATGCCACTTGATTCTGAAAATGCTGCCATGTTAACATCACCTCTCGCTGAACATAAGTTGCGTCTCTTCATCCCAAAAAACCATTCTGTATGTCAGCCTTGGTGTTCTGGCTGTTTGTGCTGGATCTGGAGATCCTGTACAGAGCTACATGGaatctttactgtgaaggtgaGATATTGTACACACAAAGTCATTAAAATGTTACGAAAATGCAATTAATTGTCTACTTCAATACCTGAATCTGATATGTTTCATTCCCTATCACACCCATTAATGCAAAAGCCATGAATCCTTTTTTGTTATGCAAAGCATCCCTAACTGCAGTCCTTAAACTCTTCCTTCCATCCACAGTTACAGAAAGCTTTGATTGATATAATTCAATGTTAATGAagtagaaatttaaattttcataaaAAACCTAACGGTATATGCTGCAAAAAATCTGCAGTGAATCAATAATAAAAAGGTATGGGATCTTTGTAGTAATGCAGTTTTCCCTCCCGTTGCCACGATGAGCTGAACCAACTAAGAAGCCTCAACATGGCAACGGAAACTATCATCATAAAATGGTACAGTAATAGAGATAGCTAGACCAAGAAGGGGCAGGGTCTCCTGGGAAGAGGTCTGCAGAGAGGTCCAGTGACTGGTCATGCGGCTCAGTGTCAGGAATAATGGTTGTATGCTGGAAGGGGGTGCCCAATACCATTCTGGAAGTGATGATGCTGACGATGGGCAAGGTACTCTGTGTAGCTCATCGTCATCTTCTCACTGCGGTACCTGGCAAAGAACAGAGAGGCCAATTCAGGAACTGTTACCAGGAAGCTGCAAGTAGCAGCAGAAATGCTACACTGCTGGTTTGTTAAGTGAGAAGAGCTCTGTACTTCTGATGCTGGGAATAAGACTGACTTCAGCTGCACAAGGGAACTGCCACAATTGTCAGGGTCATTTCCTGAATCATATGACAAAACACAACATAACTgcttatgaaaaaaatactttaagcAAACAGAATTGTTAAAAACGGTTGCCTACTATGTTGGTTGAAGTAGAGGGAATAGAGAATGTCCTGTCTCTTCAGCCAACTCTCTACAAAAACCTAGAAGGAAAAACCATAAACAAGCAGTACAGAATTTTAGGATGTTTTTAAACAATCAGTATCAACTGTCTgctaaattctgcttttaaaattatcccAGCTACATTAAATGTAGTTACATTTAGACTAGAATCAGAGAGTATCtccagttggaagggacccatcaggaaCATCGAGTCTAACTCCCTACTCCTCATGCAACTACCTAAAACAAAACCATGTGGTTAAAAGCATTGTTCAGACACCACCTGGCTTCCAACAGGCTTGATGCCATGACCCTGGacagcttgttccagtgcctgactACCTTctcagtaaaaaatattttcctaatgtCCGTCTAAACTTCCCCAGAGGCAACTTCATTCCCTTTTCTCATGTTCTATGGCTGGTCATCTGAAAGAGGAGATAAGCAGCTCCGTTCCACTGCCGCCCCAAGGAACCTGTAAACCCCAATGAGGTCTTTCTCAACCCTCTCCAAACTGAACAAAACATAatacctcagctgctccttctgaATCTTGCCTTTGAGGCCTCTCACCATTTCTGATCACTTTCCTCTTGTCACATTCTATAGTATGAGGTACTCCTTACAAAGAGACACCTTTAATTTTACCAGGCATTTAGGTGAGACCGGCAGGCCTGTAATAACAAGGGTCTTCCTTCTTCCAAAAGGAACAACATTTGCCAGCTTCCACTCAACTGGGACCTCTCCTGACTCTCAAGTCAgttgaaaaataatgaagaatgCTCCCACAAGAACATTGCCAAGCTCTGTGTAACTAAAAGCAGAATCCAGGTCCTGACAACACATATTCTGAATACATCTGCATCAATATTGTCTGACAATGAGGAATACAAGGAACCAGCGGGTGCCGGGCCTTGTtgagaaagcagcagttctCCTGGAATCCATGGGGATGGTACATGGTACCCAGCAAATGGAATTCCCACCCTATGGAAACATTGAGGGGCTCTGCAAGTAACAGTTGGCTGTGCACGATCGGGGCAGCTGCACAGTTCTGCAGAGGGCAGAGAATCCCCAGCTGCTGACCCTTTGCATTCCAGATCCCCGTGACTGTTATGAGTCCCTCAGTACCACTATTGTTTAGATCTCTCTTTTAAAACATGGCCAGAACTGCTGGGTGTGAACCTGAAGGGAGTGACAGACTCATAATCACTATAAAGCTTTCTTCACACACAGGATGTTTACTTCAATTCAGAAGTcttgaaaaataagttaaaagCCCTTTCTCACTCATCCAATAGATATTTTCATGTATgacaataaattattaaaatgaggTTCTAAACCAGATTGTCTAATGCTGGAAAACAATTAGTATTTTAATAAGACTGTCTCTAATCTGCCAGCAGTACTTGAGATTTTAAGAAAGTAAAACAGGCAGtcaaaaaacccctttttctggacattaaaaaaattatgatttctcATTTAACTTATGAGGCAATTAGTTTTGGTAGCAGTTTCATTGTTGTGAACTTAACTACACTAAATCTAAGGCTTCTtgtgtgatttttggggggagTGGGGATGAACTTcagagttttttttgttttgtactCCATGCCCTTGCTCCAAGCAAAATcatgcagcaggaagaaaacaggTGCTATATAGagtttttgttttaacagaaaaatatactCTTTATTTGCTGAGGTATACAAAAATTATCTACAGCATTATTACTCTTGCCCTCAGCTATCTCcagatacttttttttaatactttttttgaaaataagataCCAAGTGTAcagatgaaataaattaaagagaGATTTGAGTTCTGCACTTGGAAATTCAGCTGGCTTCTAAATCCTTCCTCCCTAATTTAACCTTCAGAATAAAATGCTTCCCTTACTCAGCTACTCCACAGCAGTTAGGTTCCTATAAGAAATCAGAATTCCAAACACTCATTGAGAACCAAAATCTTTATCACCTTGAAGAAGATAAATGGTCAAAACTTCCATATAAcctaagattttaaaaaatcattaaacaTTTATACAGACTCCTCTACCTTTCACCACCTTTATGGGCAGAGTATCTGCTGCTAATTCTGAAATACCTTGGCTGCCACACACTAAGGATACCTTTCCAAGAAcactttttattaaattagcaaaaccaaactaaactaGTATGAAATATAATATTAAATTCTTGTCATGACTTCTGGGAATACCCTGACATAGTTTCACTAGTACACTGGCTGTCAAAGCAGTACACGGCTTGCATATCTCACACCTTAAGATTAGGGAATCTTGCACTCTACAGGGCATAACCCAAAGCTTTCTCTGAGGATCCAGCAGATTAGGGATCTAAGGGGCCTCCATAACTATACAACAGCAGCCCCACCACACACCATCTGCCCAAATAAATCTAACAAGAGCAAGTAATCCCTGTCCACAGGCCTGGACACCCACTACAGCCAAAAAATACTCGGTGAGAAGCCAGAGCTAAAACACTGCTGTGAACATGCAGAGTTATTAACCCAAATGTACAGGTACCCTGACAATGTCCTGGTATTGAACAGCTGCCTCTTATTCCTTGCTTAGTGCCACTCATCCCTGTGCAAAGCTTCTCCTAAGTATGTACTGCTCTTGTGGAAACAAAGCAATCATGAATGATACATCCAGGAGAGTTTACTATTACCATTACCATCTGCAGGAGCACTTACCAGGAAGGAGCACCTCTCAGCATTACAACAACAGGGCTATGTGCAATATCCCAGTGCATACCTGGTTAGCTTTATTGTTTTCCTGAATTCATTAGTAATCGGAGCTTTGTAGCCTCCTTTCCTCAACAAGGAATCTATCGTTTGAATGTGGTCCCATCCTGTTGAATTTTACAGTAGCACAAATTAGTGAAAAATGAAGCAATAGGAACAGATGTTGCAAAAGCACAGTACAGTGTGTGGTGCTGTTGAGAGTgcaagggctctgctggcattTGAGATAAACCAAAACATTCTTCCCTacttcagagcagctgaaggaaataCCACATTTAAGATTTCTTTACACACACAGCTCACTCTACAAACaacatatatttttcatttcatagttgaaatatattaaaagtgAACCCATTCTACCCAAGTGTCCTATCCACACTGGATGTGTGATACAAAACTACTTTTTTCCAGAATATTCAGGTATGATCATGTATCACAGTCACTTTAGACATTATAAACGGTTATGACAATATGGAAAACTAAATTTCTGtataacatttaaaataattattaattgaACATATGCAGAGAACTTGCAATTAGACTTCTTCATAAATATCACTTCACTTTACAGAGATATGGCTGATTTTAGAACAACTATATATTATATGTGTCTGGATAATGAAAGAAGTGATGGATTAAAAATATAGATTAATTACTGCTCTCAATAAAATCTTCATGCTATCTAAACCTCCTATTCATTTAAGAActcttgtattttaaatagctGTTAGACATGTTATTTCTTATAGATGCAATAATTAGTCACActgttacattaaaaaacctgcaaaaaccACAGTCAATCTGGGCACatacaaaatacaaatgagTAGATCTGGAGACTTTAAAGAATCAGATTGCAATTCATGGTCTACTAAAACTATTCAGAAATTTAGACACATTCCCCCCCACAATTCCTGAATTCTAAAAAAAGCCTGGAACGTCTCTAGACTTTTAGGAAACTATCTGGAAACAGAATTATCTATTTAAAAGAATTCTCAGTAAAGACATCAGCTGAAGCCTTTGTAGACAAACTTACatataaaaggtaaaaaaaaaaaaaaaggcagcagtaaCGCAAACTGTAAAAGACTGAGACAGATTGAGACACACTTGGAAATAAACATAGTGAGAGCTAAGGCTCAACTAAAGACTGTTCAACAAAATCTACTCTagttttttaaatgcacaaaCTTAAGTCTGTGCCTCTATTAAAAGGGACTTCTAACAACGTTATTTTGTACTTCcatattgaaaataattttcctttcatgcatTAAAAACCCTGGGAAGTCAGTATTTGTAACAGGAATTGAGTACTAGAAGAAAGTACctaactgaaaaacaacttgaTCACCAGGAATTCAGGAATAAATCATGGTTAAGATAATTGCCCAGACATCCCAATGCTTAACAGGGCTTCTGCATCTCCCTTATATCCCAGCCTAGCAGCCACAAAGAAATTGGCAGCTTTTAACAACTGTTAGCATGGCTTACAGCACTGTACCACCCCAtcacatttatattttcctaTAGTTATGCTGCATTTATGACTGCCTTAAAAAACTGCTACCGTTTACTGAATCTGTCTAGGAGACTGACACAGGCATGTAACTGGCATTTTATATAAGAGTCTTCTTACAATTAAATACTGCTCCATCATCTGACATCAGTGCAAGGTCAAATATTGCATTTTAGATTTATAGGTATGTTTAAAGTCTTCACCAGATCATATGAAATAAAGTGCAATAATGACCTTGCTCCTTTGCAACCTCTGGTAAGTAGGTGGCCGTGCGCTTTGATCCTTTTTCGTTGATGAATTCTATTCTAATGCCATGTACACCCACCTGCAAGAGATTGGCAGCTTCATTAGTATACATTACCAGAGAAAAGATACAATAGCTTTCTGACATGGTAAAACCCAAAACATGAACCTTTCAGTGGTTAACAGCATTTCACATAGAGTTTAAGGAGGTGGCACTGCAGTAGGCGTCATCTTTTTGAGAGGTGTTCACTTACAGCCACgaaagctcagcagcagcacaggtacACAGGATgttcctctcctccccaccacGGAGCTTCATTCCTGGGCTGGAGGAAATCCAGCTGAGAAGCTAAAGTTGTTCTGTCTCCTCTGACACTGTCACCATTGTTGTGGCTGATAAAATCACCTGGTCACCAGCTATAATCTGCAGGCAAAACAGCTGCCAAATCTAATGAGGCTTCAATTAAAAGCATTAATTATGTTCAAAGCAGCAACTGAATGATCAAAGATTTGTCACACTATGGACTCAAACCTGGAGCCTTCAAAATTTCTCCTCATGTAtaaggaagaaacagaaatactaCAAAATTACCAGACTCAAACTCCTGTTTCTGTGCTACTAAGAACTGTAAAGTAACAAAATGACAGCATGGAAACCAAGATTACTAATACCAAGGAGCTGGATGCggataaaaatcaaaatgccaaaaatattggaaaaagaTGAACAAAGAGGCTGGACACCTTTCCATGGCATTATTAAAACCCTCCTGTTTTCAGGTTACAATCATTCTGTGGAGAGTACCTGCACTGGATCAGGCCATAAAAGATATTCCATTACCAGAAAGTTTTCAGTTGTTTTGAATTCTGTGCACAAGCACAAAGCATTATTAGATGGACATTTTTATGCCCACATAACCAAGATGTTATTTCCATTTGAATCCAAAGGTCCCAACATTGTTTGGTGTGGCACATCCTCGTGAAAACAAATTTAATCAAAAAATGCTGTAACAGCTTCTTCAGTGACAATTTACTTGTTTTACCTACTTTAACTATAGGGCAGTcaaaaaacaaataagcaaTATTGACAAGCCTCACACTTCTTCAATTAACATATTTGCTTATATTAAGACTTTTTATATATGCTATAAGCAGGGGAAATGGGAGGAACAGTCTCTTCTGGCTGGCCATGGCTACAACCATTTTCCCTATGAATCTAATATTGTTCGTTAATAGGAAAAATATAACTTTGTGACTAATGAATTTAGTTCACTGCAACTTTTAACATGTTATTTCATTACCAAACACTCCTAAACCCCAACTTTTATTACACAGATATACATAATCACTAGAGAGATCAAATCTGCATGCTCAGAAGATACAATTATGAGCCCAAAGGCctgaaagtaaaatgaaattatgttaGAAGTTGAAAAAAGCCTACAGAGCTTATACCCAAACCAGTAAGTTTCTGCAGCTAGTGATTTTGTAACTATGTATTCAATACTaagattaaatatttccagGGTTTGCACACCTTAAAATACTGCAGAATATGAGATTCTAAATGCTACACAAGTGTTTTGTATAATAGTGACAGCGTAATATTCATGAGCAACTACCCAGGAGAACTAGTGATGTATTAAGTATGACGCAACATTAAAGTTGCATCACTGCTCTGGATGTTTCCAGTTAACCACTTTAATGGGCTTTTAGGCCCATGTCTGTAGAAAAAAGATATGTATGGCAAGGGAAAATTTCATAGCATCCTATGGAGCATGAATTCAAACTGCGTAGCTGATCAGGATAAACAGCATTTCATTGTTCAACTCCAGCTACTAGGCTTGAGTTGAATAAATGGAAGCCACatacaagcaaaataaaaatgatccATACTAAGACTGGCATGGGCACAGTgtggaatttattttgatttcctCAAGAGCCTAGTGTTCAACTGATGCAAACTTCTGTGAGATTTTCCAAAATAGCCCTCTCCAAGATGGGAGGTAAGGGCTGTGTCTGTGGAAGGCATTAACTGCCCTGCTACCAGGACCAGCACACACTTTCCTACCCAGCCTCGGTTCTGCTTCTCAGACTAAAAATACTGATACACTATAGGCAGCATTCTGTAGAATAACATCTGTGTGTGAcgctcagaaaaacaaaccactcTTGTGCAGATGAAGCTGGAGTCCTGTCTTGCCTATCACCATTTATTAGGGAAACAACTGTCTACAGGTATCTTCTGGAGCTGAAAAGGGACCACACAATTGCTGCTTCAGCCTCCCACATGGATAGGAATCTATTTAAATTGTTGCTATTGGGAGACGAAAGCAAGATAAGGAGAGAGACTTAGGCAAAAAGCAATCTCTGccaatagaaatatttctatgGGGTTATAGAACATGAAATACTGTGTCTTATATAAGCAGTACTTGTAGACATAAACTTTCTGATCAGTTGAATAAGTGGCTAGGGGTTCTATGACAATACTAATTAAATTAATAGACCCTTCATTATATCTAAGGATTGCATTAAACTCCattattttacttctaaaaTTACTCTTACAAAACTTCAGACTTTGTTGTGTATTTAAAGGGCATTCATATTAATTTatacatattattttttaattaattctttattCCCACACATTTTGGGATGAGAGAAAACCACATGAGAGCAtgccacatttatttttttgccaagtCCTATGGCACTTGCCAGATTACTGCCCACAATACCTCTCTCTGTATATCTAAGAAAAAATGGTTCCAAAGCCCCCTCTAACACCAAAGCCAAAGCAACTCTCCTAATGGACTGTTCAGTCTCAAGACTCCAAACACAGTTCATTAATTTGTTCCTCTTGGAATGACTCTTCAACCATAcgcaaagaaagaaaattacattattcTTATTAGACTGTCCATGGAGAATTTGGATAAGCACCTAAACATCAGGCCCTGTTGACATTAAGTTTCTGTGGACTCCACTGTGCAGTAAATTATCATCCAATAATGGTTCTGTTCAGTTATATCTACTGCACTGAAATCTGTGCTTTGCATGCAATCACCACTAATTAGTTTTAAGATTAATCAATCGTAAAACAGTTGTTCAGAAATACATTAAAGCAGGTAACAAAGAGCCTATTACAGAGAATCCACATGGAAtcctccagagctggagcactgcaACACTCCCTTCGTGTCAGGAACAAGCATTTGCCTATTCCTTATTTCCACTCACTTTCTGTGTTCTCCTGCACCCCAGACTCGCTGCACAGCTTGTGCCCACATGCCAGAGGCACTGTGACACCCTGCTCTGGGTTAGGGACAGCCCTTCATTTGTCAGCTCAATCTCTGCAGCAACCTAGAAATGTTTTCCAACAAAAATGCTGGCCCAGAACTAGCACAGTATTCCTTATGCCACCACAGAACAGTAACTTTCCCCTGTTTACCGGACTAATACTGTGAAAATAGCTGTACACAAATGTTTCTGGAAATGGAAACCTTCAGATTTAGTGACTATTGC includes:
- the AMMECR1 gene encoding AMME syndrome candidate gene 1 protein isoform X1, which encodes MVVSAEMCCFCFDVLYCHLYGYQPPRSPRFTNDPYPLFVTWKIGRDKRLRGCIGTFSAMNLHSGLREYTLTSALKDSRFPPMTRDELPRLFCSVSLLTNFEDVCDYMDWEVGVHGIRIEFINEKGSKRTATYLPEVAKEQGWDHIQTIDSLLRKGGYKAPITNEFRKTIKLTRYRSEKMTMSYTEYLAHRQHHHFQNGIVLESCKYCVIILIPLHTVEERKPIGTFSCCKNRI